A window of Zingiber officinale cultivar Zhangliang chromosome 5A, Zo_v1.1, whole genome shotgun sequence contains these coding sequences:
- the LOC121981807 gene encoding pentatricopeptide repeat-containing protein At5g13270, chloroplastic-like isoform X2, protein MTHLLIGLLCESGSASISELENLRVDPGIINKADQPERDKELWDKIIALIDKANKRRTVESEASASNLVVAKGNVEHIVSSSTKAPVENALFDGSSLPVMDKNIGNHVIPQDETIKDNSNVIQLKNHPSPFIKIPSWASLHPSPSSLSSMPGQHQNGRLESVHLLSLANHGRFNEAREFLDFMDSSGISIKRHVYQSLFTACGISKSINDGRFFHNHMMKKIGSKDLNTSIADCLLKMYVRCLGFDDAYRVFHKMSNKMLSSWNIMISGFVHNGHLQEALDLFLRMKDEGFDPDMKIFACLLHGCTIDLNVDIGKQIHSYMVKIGFSNDISIDTELVNMYAKCGYLDSSALVLDHMVERNATSWTSLMVGYTQASRQFEALVLFKHMMLENTELDPFVFSIVLKACSESGNWKAGKQIHGCIIKLGMDSDVSAGTPIVDFYVNDGNILEAQNAFDRISQPNEVAWSAIIAGYSQLGRHEECFRMFKFLRSRNITLNSFIYSSLFQASSALTDSSSGSQLHADAIKRCLISNLVGDSALVTMYARCGDMRYAQKAFELIAEPDTVAWTAIITGCSYHGQASEALDFFDMMISCNVKPNAITFIGLLNACSHTGLVSLAKEYLDSMYVGYGVEATVDHYNCMVDVYCRAGQLEAAYELISSGSFKPDSMSWKILLSGCTTYRNMVLGKIAGENLLRLDPNDTAAYILIFNMYTGAGRWEEAAFVRKMMNERGIRKEVSCSWITVRGTIHRFIVGDKHHPLTKHIYFKLHELERLVMLSESQVSTNEDVSIIHKQRMEQLLDHSERLAIAFGLMSLPTRCPITVFKNLRVCNDCHSFTKMVSKVTGREIIVRDSNRFHHFRGGRCSCDDYW, encoded by the exons ATGACACACCTGCTTATTGGGTTACTTTGTGAGAGTGGAAGTGCAAGTATTTCTGAACTGGAGAATCTCAGAGTTGATCCAGGCATCATAAATAAG GCTGATCAACCTGAAAGAGAtaaggagctatgggacaagaTAATTGCTCTAATTGATaaggccaacaagaggagaacagTAGAAAGTGAGGCAAGTGCTTCAAATCTAGTAGTAGCAAAAGGGAACGTGGAACACATTGTGTCTTCCTCAACAAAAGCCCCTGTGGAAAATGCTTTATTTGATGGATCTAGCCTCCCCGTGATGGACAAGAATATTGGTAACCATGTTATTCCTCAGGATGAAACTATAAAAGACAATAGCAATGTGATACAACTAAAAAACCATCCTTCTCCCTTTATTAAAATCCCATCGTGGGCCTCCTTGCATCCATCCCCCTCCAGCTTGTCATCCATGCCAGGTCAACACCAAAATGGCCGCCTTGAGAGTGTCCACCTTCTTTCCCTTGCCAACCATGGTAGATTCAATGAAGCTCGAGAGTTCCTAGATTTCATGGACTCTTCTGGCATCAGTATAAAACGGCATGTGTACCAATCTCTCTTTACAGCCTGTGGCATCTCGAAATCCATAAATGATGGAAGATTCTTCCACAATCACATGATGAAGAAAATTGGAAGTAAAGACCTTAATACATCTATTGCTGATTGCCTCCTTAAGATGTATGTTCGTTGTTTAGGCTTTGATGATGCTTATAGAGTTTTCCATAAAATGTCTAATAAGATGTTGAGTAGTTGGAACATCATGATTTCTGGTTTTGTTCACAATGGACACCTTCAAGAGGCTCTTGATCTTTTCTTGAGGATGAAAGACGAGGGCTTTGACCCAGATATGAAAATTTTTGCTTGCTTGCTGCATGGGTGCACAATAGATTTGAATGTTGATATTGGCAAGCAGATCCACTCTTACATGGTTAAAATTGGGTTTTCAAATGATATATCTATTGATACAGAGCTTGTTAATATGTATGCAAAATGTGGGTACTTGGATAGTTCTGCTCTTGTTCTGGATCACATGGTGGAGAGGAATGCCACATCTTGGACAAGTCTCATGGTTGGATATACCCAGGCTAGTCGACAATTTGAAGCACTGGTTTTGTTTAAGCATATGATGTTGGAAAACACAGAGTTGGATCCATTTGTGTTCTCAATTGTCCTCAAGGCATGCTCTGAGTCGGGAAATTGGAAGGCAGGGAAGCAGATTCATGGTTGCATCATTAAACTAGGAATGGATTCTGATGTTTCAGCAGGAACACCTATTGTTGACTTCTATGTCAATGATGGCAATATTCTCGAAGCTCAAAATGCTTTTGATAGGATCTCTCAACCCAATGAGGTTGCATGGAGTGCAATTATTGCTGGTTACTCACAATTGGGTAGACATGAGGAGTGCTTCCGGATGTTCAAATTCTTGAGGAGTAGAAACATTACATTGAACTCTTTCATATATTCTAGCCTTTTTCAAGCTTCTTCAGCATTAACTGATTCAAGTTCTGGTAGTCAATTGCATGCTGATGCAATAAAGAGATGTCTCATTTCCAATCTTGTTGGTGACAGTGCTTTGGTCACTATGTATGCAAGATGTGGTGACATGCGATATGCACAGAAAGCATTTGAATTGATAGCAGAACCAGATACTGTTGCTTGGACAGCTATCATTACAGGTTGCTCTTATCATGGTCAGGCTTCAGAAGCTTTGGATTTTTTTGATATGATGATAAGTTGTAATGTTAAGCCGAATGCCATCACATTTATTGGTCTTCTGAATGCCTGTAGTCACACTGGTTTGGTTTCTTTAGCAAAAGAATATTTAGATTCAATGTATGTGGGTTATGGTGTTGAAGCTACTGTTGATCACTACAACTGTATGGTGGATGTTTACTGTCGTGCTGGCCAACTGGAGGCTGCATATGAGTTGATCAGCTCTGGTTCCTTCAAACCTGATTCTATGAGTTGGAAGATTTTGTTGAGTGGGTGCACCACCTACCGAAACATGGTCCTTGGTAAGATTGCAGGTGAGAATCTTCTTAGACTTGATCCCAATGATACTGCTGCTTATATCCTCATATTCAACATGTACACTGGAGCTGGAAGATGGGAAGAGGCAGCCTTTGTTAGAAAAATGATGAATGAAAGAGGAATTAGAAAGGAAGTTAGTTGCAGTTGGATAACCGTTAGGGGTACCATTCATAGATTTATTGTGGGTGATAAACACCACCCCTTGACTAAACATATTTATTTCAAACTGCATGAGTTGGAGAGATTAGTAATGCTTTCTGAATCTCAGGTTTCCACTAATGAAGACGTCAGTATCATACACAAGCAGCGAATGGAGCAACTTCTTGACCATAGTGAGAGGCTTGCAATTGCCTTTGGGCTTATGTCATTACCTACACGCTGTCCAATTACAGTTTTTAAGAATCTTCGTGTTTGTAATGATTGTCATTCTTTTACAAAGATGGTTTCTAAAGTAACTGGACGTGAGATAATCGTAAGAGATTCAAATCGATTCCATCATTTCAGAGGTGGAAGGTGTTCATGTGATGACTATTGGTGA
- the LOC121981807 gene encoding pentatricopeptide repeat-containing protein At5g13270, chloroplastic-like isoform X1, translating to MPTSLAQFAIFPVKDVRRINSQLQCLRRDNRAMLQFHFFAGLQKEASLSFLSRPLHDFHSSASGYCFIPHGKASLEVSVFELLTEQAVKLITIAQEKAKGLGHAFVEPEHILLALTGDKDSIVTNDFKLMRITTKHVDQQDITLSESEFVTEISFSPRAKHVLELSLKEAHKHGHNYIGMTHLLIGLLCESGSASISELENLRVDPGIINKADQPERDKELWDKIIALIDKANKRRTVESEASASNLVVAKGNVEHIVSSSTKAPVENALFDGSSLPVMDKNIGNHVIPQDETIKDNSNVIQLKNHPSPFIKIPSWASLHPSPSSLSSMPGQHQNGRLESVHLLSLANHGRFNEAREFLDFMDSSGISIKRHVYQSLFTACGISKSINDGRFFHNHMMKKIGSKDLNTSIADCLLKMYVRCLGFDDAYRVFHKMSNKMLSSWNIMISGFVHNGHLQEALDLFLRMKDEGFDPDMKIFACLLHGCTIDLNVDIGKQIHSYMVKIGFSNDISIDTELVNMYAKCGYLDSSALVLDHMVERNATSWTSLMVGYTQASRQFEALVLFKHMMLENTELDPFVFSIVLKACSESGNWKAGKQIHGCIIKLGMDSDVSAGTPIVDFYVNDGNILEAQNAFDRISQPNEVAWSAIIAGYSQLGRHEECFRMFKFLRSRNITLNSFIYSSLFQASSALTDSSSGSQLHADAIKRCLISNLVGDSALVTMYARCGDMRYAQKAFELIAEPDTVAWTAIITGCSYHGQASEALDFFDMMISCNVKPNAITFIGLLNACSHTGLVSLAKEYLDSMYVGYGVEATVDHYNCMVDVYCRAGQLEAAYELISSGSFKPDSMSWKILLSGCTTYRNMVLGKIAGENLLRLDPNDTAAYILIFNMYTGAGRWEEAAFVRKMMNERGIRKEVSCSWITVRGTIHRFIVGDKHHPLTKHIYFKLHELERLVMLSESQVSTNEDVSIIHKQRMEQLLDHSERLAIAFGLMSLPTRCPITVFKNLRVCNDCHSFTKMVSKVTGREIIVRDSNRFHHFRGGRCSCDDYW from the exons ATGCCCACTTCTTTGGCCCAATTTGCTATTTTTCCAGTCAAGGACGTCAGAAGGATCAATAGTCAGCTTCAGTGCTTGAGGAGGGATAATAGGGCGATGTTGCAATTTCACTTCTTTGCGGGCTTACAAAAGGAAGCTAGCTTAAGTTTTTTGTCAAGACCTCTGCATGATTTTCATTCTTCTGCTTCAGGATACTGCTTTATCCCACATGGAAAAGCTAGTCTGGAAGTCAGTGTGTTTGAACTTTTAACAGAGCAAGCAGTTAAGCTTATCACTATTGCACAAGAAAAAGCAAAAGGGCTGGGCCATGCATTTGTCGAGCCAGAACATATTTTGTTGGCTCTTACGGGTGACAAAGATAGTATTGTGACAAATGATTTTAAATTGATGAGAATCACCACAAAACATGTCGATCAACAAGATATTACTCTAAGTGAAAGTGAATTTGTTACTGAGATATCTTTTTCACCACGTGCAAAACATGTTCTAGAACTTTCATTGAAAGAAGCTCATAAACATG GTCATAACTATATAGGAATGACACACCTGCTTATTGGGTTACTTTGTGAGAGTGGAAGTGCAAGTATTTCTGAACTGGAGAATCTCAGAGTTGATCCAGGCATCATAAATAAG GCTGATCAACCTGAAAGAGAtaaggagctatgggacaagaTAATTGCTCTAATTGATaaggccaacaagaggagaacagTAGAAAGTGAGGCAAGTGCTTCAAATCTAGTAGTAGCAAAAGGGAACGTGGAACACATTGTGTCTTCCTCAACAAAAGCCCCTGTGGAAAATGCTTTATTTGATGGATCTAGCCTCCCCGTGATGGACAAGAATATTGGTAACCATGTTATTCCTCAGGATGAAACTATAAAAGACAATAGCAATGTGATACAACTAAAAAACCATCCTTCTCCCTTTATTAAAATCCCATCGTGGGCCTCCTTGCATCCATCCCCCTCCAGCTTGTCATCCATGCCAGGTCAACACCAAAATGGCCGCCTTGAGAGTGTCCACCTTCTTTCCCTTGCCAACCATGGTAGATTCAATGAAGCTCGAGAGTTCCTAGATTTCATGGACTCTTCTGGCATCAGTATAAAACGGCATGTGTACCAATCTCTCTTTACAGCCTGTGGCATCTCGAAATCCATAAATGATGGAAGATTCTTCCACAATCACATGATGAAGAAAATTGGAAGTAAAGACCTTAATACATCTATTGCTGATTGCCTCCTTAAGATGTATGTTCGTTGTTTAGGCTTTGATGATGCTTATAGAGTTTTCCATAAAATGTCTAATAAGATGTTGAGTAGTTGGAACATCATGATTTCTGGTTTTGTTCACAATGGACACCTTCAAGAGGCTCTTGATCTTTTCTTGAGGATGAAAGACGAGGGCTTTGACCCAGATATGAAAATTTTTGCTTGCTTGCTGCATGGGTGCACAATAGATTTGAATGTTGATATTGGCAAGCAGATCCACTCTTACATGGTTAAAATTGGGTTTTCAAATGATATATCTATTGATACAGAGCTTGTTAATATGTATGCAAAATGTGGGTACTTGGATAGTTCTGCTCTTGTTCTGGATCACATGGTGGAGAGGAATGCCACATCTTGGACAAGTCTCATGGTTGGATATACCCAGGCTAGTCGACAATTTGAAGCACTGGTTTTGTTTAAGCATATGATGTTGGAAAACACAGAGTTGGATCCATTTGTGTTCTCAATTGTCCTCAAGGCATGCTCTGAGTCGGGAAATTGGAAGGCAGGGAAGCAGATTCATGGTTGCATCATTAAACTAGGAATGGATTCTGATGTTTCAGCAGGAACACCTATTGTTGACTTCTATGTCAATGATGGCAATATTCTCGAAGCTCAAAATGCTTTTGATAGGATCTCTCAACCCAATGAGGTTGCATGGAGTGCAATTATTGCTGGTTACTCACAATTGGGTAGACATGAGGAGTGCTTCCGGATGTTCAAATTCTTGAGGAGTAGAAACATTACATTGAACTCTTTCATATATTCTAGCCTTTTTCAAGCTTCTTCAGCATTAACTGATTCAAGTTCTGGTAGTCAATTGCATGCTGATGCAATAAAGAGATGTCTCATTTCCAATCTTGTTGGTGACAGTGCTTTGGTCACTATGTATGCAAGATGTGGTGACATGCGATATGCACAGAAAGCATTTGAATTGATAGCAGAACCAGATACTGTTGCTTGGACAGCTATCATTACAGGTTGCTCTTATCATGGTCAGGCTTCAGAAGCTTTGGATTTTTTTGATATGATGATAAGTTGTAATGTTAAGCCGAATGCCATCACATTTATTGGTCTTCTGAATGCCTGTAGTCACACTGGTTTGGTTTCTTTAGCAAAAGAATATTTAGATTCAATGTATGTGGGTTATGGTGTTGAAGCTACTGTTGATCACTACAACTGTATGGTGGATGTTTACTGTCGTGCTGGCCAACTGGAGGCTGCATATGAGTTGATCAGCTCTGGTTCCTTCAAACCTGATTCTATGAGTTGGAAGATTTTGTTGAGTGGGTGCACCACCTACCGAAACATGGTCCTTGGTAAGATTGCAGGTGAGAATCTTCTTAGACTTGATCCCAATGATACTGCTGCTTATATCCTCATATTCAACATGTACACTGGAGCTGGAAGATGGGAAGAGGCAGCCTTTGTTAGAAAAATGATGAATGAAAGAGGAATTAGAAAGGAAGTTAGTTGCAGTTGGATAACCGTTAGGGGTACCATTCATAGATTTATTGTGGGTGATAAACACCACCCCTTGACTAAACATATTTATTTCAAACTGCATGAGTTGGAGAGATTAGTAATGCTTTCTGAATCTCAGGTTTCCACTAATGAAGACGTCAGTATCATACACAAGCAGCGAATGGAGCAACTTCTTGACCATAGTGAGAGGCTTGCAATTGCCTTTGGGCTTATGTCATTACCTACACGCTGTCCAATTACAGTTTTTAAGAATCTTCGTGTTTGTAATGATTGTCATTCTTTTACAAAGATGGTTTCTAAAGTAACTGGACGTGAGATAATCGTAAGAGATTCAAATCGATTCCATCATTTCAGAGGTGGAAGGTGTTCATGTGATGACTATTGGTGA
- the LOC121983244 gene encoding NAC domain-containing protein 86-like gives MAPMSLPPGFRFHPTDEELIVYYLKRKINGRRIELEIIPEVDLYKCEPWQLPEKSFLPSKDLEWYFFSPRDRKYPNGSRTNRATQAGYWKATGKDRKVNSQRRAVGMKKTLVYYRGRAPHGSRTDWIMHEYRLDDMECENAAAGLQDAYALCRVFKKTEPGPKMVEHYGASSHRTAAAAATTTIDLSADTRGSEEDQYFQNGSCSSNVMIHGTSPFQNGHSTPRCFSYTTPWKVDASLQCTRLSLPALEAEDFPHFDFNESKVSLHFDNNFNNNHVDNALEEILSISNYTDDDHIWVGTNYSHLDEFTSLLQGNDEAARDQYFCQTSTECVVGEPTKTVEIIVGGLQEEKEVLHCDSTEILVEDEKLAPLQFGEVEVQGEGDCVGAEPIFSQCHDDFGVGFVGGGEAYEKVEFQQGLFVSHAVMSDTFFHRVEPSKKVSFHLNPTNKRAREAAAMTTLEQGEARSGGNGGRASFFSKFKAFVWEKLVGNCSSSSFDCVSGRGIWKMFFHGNLPLLAFNLSTAAAASAAACEN, from the exons ATGGCGCCTATGAGTTTGCCTCCCGGCTTCCGGTTCCACCCCACCGACGAGGAGCTCATCGTGTACTACCTGAAGAGGAAGATCAACGGGCGAAGGATTGAGCTAGAGATCATTCCGGAGGTCGACCTCTACAAATGCGAGCCATGGCAGTTACCAG AGAAGTCATTTTTACCGAGCAAAGATCTCGAGTGGTACTTCTTTAGCCCGCGAGATCGTAAATACCCCAACGGATCGAGGACGAACCGAGCCACTCAGGCCGGCTACTGGAAGGCCACCGGAAAGGACCGGAAGGTGAACTCGCAGCGACGGGCGGTCGGGATGAAGAAAACCCTTGTTTACTATCGGGGTCGAGCACCACACGGCTCCCGCACTGATTGGATCATGCACGAGTACCGCCTTGATGATATGGAATGCGAGAATGCTGCTGCGGGTTTACAG GATGCATACGCTCTGTGTCGCGTGTTCAAGAAGACTGAGCCGGGTCCTAAGATGGTAGAGCATTATGGTGCCTCTTCTCATCgaacagcagcagcagcagcaacaacaacaatcgATCTCTCTGCGGATACAAGAGGAAGCGAAGAGGATCAATATTTTCAAAATGGTTCATGCTCGTCGAACGTAATGATACATGGAACTTCTCCTTTTCAAAATGGTCACAGCACTCCGAGATGCTTCTCTTACACTACTCCATGGAAG GTGGATGCCTCATTGCAATGCACCAGGCTCTCCTTGCCGGCTTTGGAGGCCGAGGACTTCCCTCACTTCGACTTCAACGAGTCAAAAGTCTCACTGCATTTCGATAACAACTTTAATAATAACCATGTCGATAACGCCTTAGAAGAGATCTTGTCCATCTCCAACTACACTGACGACGATCACATCTGGGTCGGAACTAACTATTCTCATCTCGACGAGTTCACGTCTCTACTGCAAGGGAATGATGAAGCTGCTCGTGATCAGTACTTTTGCCAAACGAGTACTGAGTGTGTTGTCGGGGAGCCAACAAAAACGGTTGAGATTATTGTTGGGGGTTTGCAGGAAGAGAAGGAAGTGCTGCATTGCGATTCAACAGAG ATACTTGTGGAAGATGAGAAACTTGCACCGTTGCAGTTCGGAGAGGTTGAAGTTCAAG GTGAGGGTGACTGCGTGGGCGCAGAGCCGATCTTTTCACAGTGTCACGATGACTTCGGCGTTGGGTTCGTCGGCGGCGGCGAGGCCTACGAGAAGGTGGAGTTCCAGCAGGGGCTGTTCGTGTCACACGCGGTCATGTCCGACACTTTCTTCCACCGGGTGGAGCCTTCCAAGAAGGTCAGCTTTCATTTGAATCCGACGAATAAGAGAGCGCGAGAGGCGGCGGCGATGACGACGTTGGAGCAGGGAGAGGCGAGATCCGGCGGCAACGGAGGCAGAGCCTCATTTTTCAGCAAGTTTAAGGCGTTCGTGTGGGAGAAGCTTGTGGGGAATTGCTCCTCGTCGTCCTTCGATTGCGTCAGCGGGAGAGGCATTTGGAAAATGTTTTTCCATGGGAACTTGCCGCTGCTCGCCTTTAATCTCTCTACTGCTGCTGCTGCTTCTGCTGCTGCATGCGAGAATTGA
- the LOC121981805 gene encoding uncharacterized protein LOC121981805 isoform X1, with product MNTVARAVLAGHRPSPFSPNSVSFFHSTPVLERKWRNYGHSRFDYYANQKRYMESKRKVVSNLSEYAEYLIQKWRAEDEDSFHETPWFRKHFWATEARKNGFREPHQGSYRNKRNGTFDFCSSDDDDVETIFRSSFGRARFSYRSFYRSENFQWSYSGDDSHKSSRNWTYETEDEIDASYQQSFAGERLALGLKATGPLKLEEVKTAYRSCALKWHPDRHQGSSKIAAEEKFKHCTAAYQTLCDKLAMN from the exons ATGAACACCGTTGCTCGAGCCGTCCTCGCCGGCCACCGCCCCTCTCCTTTCTCTCCGAACTCCGTCTCGTTTTTCCATTCAACCCCCGTCTTGGAGCGCAAGTGGAGGAACTACGGGCACTCT CGATTTGATTATTATGCAAATCAGAAGAGATATATGGAATCTAAAAGGAAAGTAGTCTCCAATCTCTCAGAATACGCTGAGTACCTCATTCAG AAGTGGAGAGCTGAGGATGAGGACTCATTTCATGAAACACCCTGGTTTAGAAAACACTTCTGGGCCACAGAAGCAAGGAAGAATGGCTTTCGTGAACCTCATCAGGGATCTTATAGGAATAAGA GGAATGGAACATTTGATTTTTGTTCAAGTGACGATGATGATGTGGAAACTATATTTCGTTCTTCATTTGGAAGGGCGCGGTTCTCTTATCGGTCATTTTATAGATCTGAAAATTTTCAGTGGAGTTATTCTGGTGATGATTCTCATAAAAGCTCTAGGAATTGGACATATGAAACAGAAGATGAAATTGATGCTTCTTACCAACAAAGTTTTGCGGGTGAAAGGTTGGCTCTTGGATTAAAAGCAACTGGCCCTCTAAAGTTGGAAGAAGTTAAAACTGC ATACAGAAGTTGTGCTCTAAAATGGCATCCAGATCGACACCAAGGTTCATCAAAG ATAGCAGCAGAGGAGAAATTCAAACACTGCACTGCTGCATACCAGACACTGTGCGATAAATTAGCTATGAACTAA
- the LOC121981806 gene encoding heterogeneous nuclear ribonucleoprotein H2-like isoform X2, whose product MGGIGSSYQPHDSSFSRGFSSIPPFPVVRLRGLPFNCTDLDIIKFFMGLDIVDCLLVNKNGRFTGDAFVVFPSPMQADFALRKDRHNMGHRYIEVFPCSKQDYYRAVAAEVNSGGWSLEDDYYKDAPPVHARKSYEDKDKLENEVLKLRGLPYSVTKSDIIDFFGEFELSEDKVHIGYRLDGKATGEAFVLFPSEDGARKAMSKDKMTIGSRYVELFPSTHEEARRAGFRSKELNL is encoded by the coding sequence ATGGGAGGCATCGGAAGCTCCTACCAACCCCACGACAGCAGTTTCAGCAGAGGGTTTAGCAGCATTCCCCCCTTCCCTGTGGTCAGACTGAGAGGCCTTCCTTTCAACTGCACTGACTTGGATATCATCAAATTCTTCATGGGTCTAGATATCGTGGATTGCCTGCTGGTTAACAAGAATGGGCGTTTCACAGGAGATGCTTTTGTCGTCTTTCCATCGCCCATGCAGGCTGACTTTGCCTTGCGGAAGGATAGGCATAATATGGGCCACAGGTACATTGAAGTTTTCCCGTGCAGCAAACAAGACTACTACCGGGCAGTGGCTGCAGAGGTTAACAGCGGTGGCTGGTCCTTAGAAGATGATTACTACAAAGATGCGCCGCCTGTTCATGCGAGAAAGTCATACGAAGACAAGGATAAGTTGGAGAACGAGGTCCTGAAGCTCCGAGGTCTTCCCTACTCTGTGACCAAGTCTGATATCATCGACTTCTTTGGGGAATTTGAGCTGAGTGAGGACAAAGTGCACATTGGCTATCGCTTGGATGGGAAAGCCACTGGTGAGGCCTTTGTGTTGTTTCCGTCTGAGGATGGGGCAAGGAAGGCTATGTCTAAGGATAAGATGACAATTGGCTCAAGGTATGTGGAACTTTTCCCGTCAACACACGAGGAGGCGAGGAGGGCTGGATTTAGATCTAAAGAGTTGAATCTATAG
- the LOC121981805 gene encoding uncharacterized protein LOC121981805 isoform X2: MESKRKVVSNLSEYAEYLIQKWRAEDEDSFHETPWFRKHFWATEARKNGFREPHQGSYRNKRNGTFDFCSSDDDDVETIFRSSFGRARFSYRSFYRSENFQWSYSGDDSHKSSRNWTYETEDEIDASYQQSFAGERLALGLKATGPLKLEEVKTAYRSCALKWHPDRHQGSSKIAAEEKFKHCTAAYQTLCDKLAMN, translated from the exons ATGGAATCTAAAAGGAAAGTAGTCTCCAATCTCTCAGAATACGCTGAGTACCTCATTCAG AAGTGGAGAGCTGAGGATGAGGACTCATTTCATGAAACACCCTGGTTTAGAAAACACTTCTGGGCCACAGAAGCAAGGAAGAATGGCTTTCGTGAACCTCATCAGGGATCTTATAGGAATAAGA GGAATGGAACATTTGATTTTTGTTCAAGTGACGATGATGATGTGGAAACTATATTTCGTTCTTCATTTGGAAGGGCGCGGTTCTCTTATCGGTCATTTTATAGATCTGAAAATTTTCAGTGGAGTTATTCTGGTGATGATTCTCATAAAAGCTCTAGGAATTGGACATATGAAACAGAAGATGAAATTGATGCTTCTTACCAACAAAGTTTTGCGGGTGAAAGGTTGGCTCTTGGATTAAAAGCAACTGGCCCTCTAAAGTTGGAAGAAGTTAAAACTGC ATACAGAAGTTGTGCTCTAAAATGGCATCCAGATCGACACCAAGGTTCATCAAAG ATAGCAGCAGAGGAGAAATTCAAACACTGCACTGCTGCATACCAGACACTGTGCGATAAATTAGCTATGAACTAA
- the LOC121981806 gene encoding heterogeneous nuclear ribonucleoprotein H2-like isoform X1 — translation MYGSRGAMLGSGGFSGGYDGTKRPRMMESNPYFAVNSSFGGADGYEVGSKRLRIVEPSPFLPMGGIGSSYQPHDSSFSRGFSSIPPFPVVRLRGLPFNCTDLDIIKFFMGLDIVDCLLVNKNGRFTGDAFVVFPSPMQADFALRKDRHNMGHRYIEVFPCSKQDYYRAVAAEVNSGGWSLEDDYYKDAPPVHARKSYEDKDKLENEVLKLRGLPYSVTKSDIIDFFGEFELSEDKVHIGYRLDGKATGEAFVLFPSEDGARKAMSKDKMTIGSRYVELFPSTHEEARRAGFRSKELNL, via the exons ATGTACGGGTCACGAGG GGCAATGTTGGGAAGCGGGGGGTTTTCAGGCGGGTACGATGGGACAAAGAGGCCGAGAATGATGGAGTCAAATCCCTACTTCGCAGTGAACAGCAGCTTCGGCGGAGCGGATGGATACGAGGTTGGCTCGAAGAGGTTGCGGATCGTGGAACCATCCCCTTTCTTGCCGATGGGAGGCATCGGAAGCTCCTACCAACCCCACGACAGCAGTTTCAGCAGAGGGTTTAGCAGCATTCCCCCCTTCCCTGTGGTCAGACTGAGAGGCCTTCCTTTCAACTGCACTGACTTGGATATCATCAAATTCTTCATGGGTCTAGATATCGTGGATTGCCTGCTGGTTAACAAGAATGGGCGTTTCACAGGAGATGCTTTTGTCGTCTTTCCATCGCCCATGCAGGCTGACTTTGCCTTGCGGAAGGATAGGCATAATATGGGCCACAGGTACATTGAAGTTTTCCCGTGCAGCAAACAAGACTACTACCGGGCAGTGGCTGCAGAGGTTAACAGCGGTGGCTGGTCCTTAGAAGATGATTACTACAAAGATGCGCCGCCTGTTCATGCGAGAAAGTCATACGAAGACAAGGATAAGTTGGAGAACGAGGTCCTGAAGCTCCGAGGTCTTCCCTACTCTGTGACCAAGTCTGATATCATCGACTTCTTTGGGGAATTTGAGCTGAGTGAGGACAAAGTGCACATTGGCTATCGCTTGGATGGGAAAGCCACTGGTGAGGCCTTTGTGTTGTTTCCGTCTGAGGATGGGGCAAGGAAGGCTATGTCTAAGGATAAGATGACAATTGGCTCAAGGTATGTGGAACTTTTCCCGTCAACACACGAGGAGGCGAGGAGGGCTGGATTTAGATCTAAAGAGTTGAATCTATAG